The Anabaena sp. WA102 genome contains a region encoding:
- a CDS encoding type II toxin-antitoxin system VapC family toxin: protein MRQIFADTFYWIALCNQRDQWHQQVVNFSQQLKGTKLVTSDAVLNELLNYYAQFGSEMRLGISQRAREILRSKNIQVITHTREVFIEGLDLYANRLDKGYSLTDCMSMIIMERLKITEILTHDKHFTQEGFLILFQEERNA from the coding sequence ATGAGACAAATTTTTGCCGATACTTTTTACTGGATTGCATTATGTAACCAGCGCGATCAATGGCATCAACAAGTTGTTAACTTCAGTCAGCAATTAAAAGGAACAAAACTTGTAACTTCTGATGCTGTACTCAATGAGTTGCTCAACTACTACGCTCAATTTGGTTCAGAAATGCGTTTAGGTATTTCTCAAAGAGCTAGAGAAATTCTCAGAAGTAAAAATATTCAAGTCATAACCCATACCAGAGAAGTATTTATTGAAGGACTAGACCTTTATGCAAATCGTCTTGACAAGGGCTATAGTCTTACGGACTGTATGTCAATGATCATCATGGAGCGACTCAAAATCACAGAGATATTGACCCACGATAAGCACTTTACCCAAGAAGGGTTTCTGATCTTATTTCAAGAAGAGAGAAATGCCTAA
- a CDS encoding element excision factor XisI family protein: MPNPLNYVEILKKVVKDATIHQPRLQAIKLYPVCDAESGHFVVLATGRDKHCWMDSVLFHARLIEKDNGNSQIIIEEDNFEEGLVDTLIEAGIKKEDIVTSWQQAIAVNK, translated from the coding sequence ATGCCTAATCCACTAAATTATGTAGAAATTCTCAAGAAAGTGGTAAAGGATGCCACGATTCATCAACCCAGATTACAAGCAATCAAACTATACCCAGTTTGTGATGCTGAGTCTGGACATTTTGTAGTTCTTGCCACAGGTCGGGATAAACATTGTTGGATGGATAGTGTCCTATTTCATGCGCGACTCATCGAAAAAGATAACGGCAATTCTCAAATCATCATCGAAGAAGATAACTTTGAAGAAGGATTAGTTGATACACTCATCGAAGCAGGAATCAAAAAAGAAGATATTGTCACCAGTTGGCAACAAGCGATCGCAGTGAATAAATAA
- a CDS encoding patatin-like phospholipase family protein — MKNTKIKIGLVLAGGGAKGAYQSGVVKYLAEIDFAPLMIAGTSIGALNGAILASGTSFKQAADRLWQLWRELGEANIINWQLVKYPLHSLAQYLHFSQEDASLCDPNPLDKFLRYAINPQQLRAGIELWVAAFPSVHNFLPSSHKAGQIVPTIGNAIASNLGQSAEYIHVQSAKTDEEIYQTLLASAAIPLAFKSRQVDDKHYVDGWLGDNVPLKALANRGCTHAIVIHLGNGELWNRHDFPNQTIIEIRPTEDMGGLNTLLDFSPERIQLLQNRGYQDAKRCLEPILQTLIIERSRQESFARLQETSKRLRNDSPIY; from the coding sequence ATGAAAAATACCAAAATTAAAATCGGATTGGTACTGGCAGGTGGCGGTGCTAAGGGCGCGTACCAATCAGGTGTGGTCAAATATCTGGCAGAAATTGATTTTGCACCTCTGATGATTGCAGGTACAAGCATTGGTGCGCTCAATGGTGCGATTCTCGCCTCTGGTACATCCTTTAAACAAGCTGCTGATCGCCTATGGCAACTATGGAGAGAACTGGGTGAAGCCAATATTATCAACTGGCAGTTAGTTAAATATCCACTGCATTCCTTGGCACAATATTTACATTTCTCACAGGAAGACGCATCTCTGTGTGATCCCAACCCACTGGATAAATTTTTACGCTATGCCATCAATCCTCAACAATTGCGAGCAGGAATTGAACTCTGGGTAGCCGCGTTTCCCTCAGTACACAATTTTCTACCATCTTCACACAAAGCAGGTCAGATTGTCCCCACAATAGGCAATGCGATCGCCTCCAATCTTGGACAATCCGCTGAATATATTCATGTTCAATCAGCCAAAACTGATGAAGAAATTTATCAAACATTACTCGCTAGTGCCGCTATTCCTTTAGCCTTTAAGTCACGCCAGGTTGATGACAAGCATTATGTTGATGGTTGGCTAGGTGATAATGTCCCTCTCAAAGCCTTAGCAAATCGCGGTTGTACTCATGCGATCGTTATTCATTTAGGAAATGGTGAACTTTGGAATCGGCATGATTTCCCTAATCAAACAATAATTGAAATTCGTCCAACGGAAGATATGGGTGGTCTTAACACATTATTAGATTTTAGTCCCGAACGGATTCAACTTTTGCAAAATCGGGGTTATCAAGATGCAAAACGCTGTCTCGAACCAATTTTACAAACACTGATAATCGAGCGATCGCGCCAAGAAAGTTTTGCGCGGCTTCAGGAAACATCAAAGCGATTAAGAAACGATTCACCAATATATTAG
- a CDS encoding mannose-1-phosphate guanyltransferase codes for MRAVLMAGGSGTRLRPLTCDLPKPMVPILNRPIAEHIINLLKRHQIYEVIATLHYLPDVLRDYFQDGSDFGVQMTYAIEEDQPLGTAGCVKNITELLDETFLVISGDSITDFDLNAAIEFHQQKQSKATLILTRVPNPIEFGVVITDTEGRINRFLEKPSTSEIFSDTVNTGTYILEPEVLDYLPEHTECDFSKDLFPLLLAKDEPIYGYVADGYWCDVGHLDAYREAQYDALQRKVNLKVAYPEIAPGLWVGQNTYIDPTAKIETPAVIGNNCRIGARVKIEDGTVIGDNVTIGADAHLKRPIIWNGAIVGDEAQLSACVIGRGTRVDRRAHVLEAAVVGSLSTVGEEAQISPGVRVWPSKKIESGAVLNINLIWGNTAQRNLFGQRGVQGLANIDITPEFAVKLGAAYGSTLKPGSMVTVSRDQRNVSRMVTRSLIAGLMSVGVDVQNLDTTAIPIARTVIPTMSVAGGIHVRVHPERRDYILIEFMDVKGINISKAQEKKIEGAYFKEDMRRSQSHEIGDVVYSSQLMDCYGKAFEKLLNLDTLRNSRAKVVIDYVYAVSGAVLPQMLDKFGADAVVLNASLNKTAISNADRELLLTQLGHVVEAVNANFGVQVSANGEQLILVDESGFPIRGEMLTALMVDMMLTANPRSSVVVPVHASSAVELVAHRHDGNVIRTKANPTALMEACQKNPNVVLGGSGETGFIFPQLHPGFDSMFCIAKLIEMLTIQERSLATVRSELPRVINRTYTVRCPWTAKGALMRYLVETHPAQNLELIDGVKIRQPYDDNWLLVLPDASEPLVHLYVNSSDRDWVDETLRDYRARVQYFVEREQENYRLDM; via the coding sequence ATGCGTGCAGTCTTAATGGCAGGTGGTTCAGGAACACGGTTGCGTCCTTTGACTTGCGATTTACCCAAACCAATGGTTCCGATCTTAAATCGTCCCATTGCTGAACATATCATTAATCTCCTCAAACGGCACCAGATTTATGAAGTAATTGCCACATTGCATTATTTACCAGATGTTCTCCGTGATTACTTTCAAGATGGCAGTGATTTTGGCGTACAAATGACCTATGCTATCGAGGAAGATCAACCATTAGGTACGGCAGGTTGTGTAAAAAATATTACTGAACTTTTAGATGAAACTTTTTTAGTCATTAGCGGTGATAGTATCACAGATTTTGATTTGAATGCCGCCATTGAATTTCATCAACAAAAACAATCAAAAGCCACTTTAATTTTAACCCGTGTGCCTAATCCCATTGAATTTGGTGTGGTAATTACGGATACAGAAGGGCGTATTAACCGATTTTTGGAAAAGCCTTCCACCAGCGAAATCTTTTCTGATACTGTCAACACTGGCACTTATATTTTAGAACCAGAAGTTTTAGACTATTTACCAGAACATACTGAATGCGATTTTTCCAAAGATTTATTTCCCTTATTACTAGCCAAAGACGAGCCAATTTACGGTTATGTTGCTGATGGTTACTGGTGTGATGTGGGTCATTTAGATGCCTATAGAGAAGCCCAGTATGATGCTTTACAAAGGAAAGTTAACTTAAAAGTGGCTTATCCAGAAATTGCTCCCGGTTTGTGGGTAGGACAAAATACTTATATTGATCCTACAGCCAAAATTGAAACCCCAGCCGTAATTGGTAATAATTGCCGCATTGGCGCAAGGGTAAAAATTGAGGATGGGACAGTAATTGGTGATAATGTGACAATTGGGGCTGATGCTCATTTAAAAAGACCAATTATTTGGAATGGGGCAATTGTTGGCGACGAAGCCCAGTTATCGGCTTGCGTAATTGGTCGCGGTACTCGTGTAGATAGACGCGCTCATGTCTTAGAGGCGGCTGTGGTAGGTTCGCTGTCTACGGTGGGAGAAGAGGCGCAAATTAGCCCTGGGGTGAGGGTATGGCCAAGTAAAAAGATTGAGTCTGGTGCAGTTTTAAATATTAATCTGATTTGGGGAAATACTGCCCAACGCAATTTATTTGGACAGCGCGGGGTACAGGGATTAGCCAATATTGATATTACTCCAGAGTTTGCGGTGAAGTTGGGGGCTGCCTATGGTTCGACTTTAAAACCTGGTTCAATGGTGACAGTCTCCCGTGACCAACGCAATGTTTCCCGGATGGTAACACGGTCTTTAATTGCGGGTTTAATGTCTGTCGGTGTAGATGTCCAGAACCTAGATACTACAGCTATTCCCATCGCTCGAACTGTGATCCCCACAATGTCAGTAGCAGGGGGTATTCATGTCCGAGTTCACCCAGAACGCCGTGATTATATCTTGATTGAATTTATGGATGTTAAGGGCATTAACATCTCTAAAGCCCAAGAAAAGAAAATTGAGGGGGCGTATTTTAAGGAAGATATGCGCCGTTCCCAAAGTCATGAAATTGGTGATGTGGTATATTCCAGTCAATTAATGGACTGCTATGGCAAGGCTTTTGAAAAGTTATTAAATTTGGATACTCTGCGTAATAGTCGGGCAAAAGTGGTAATTGACTATGTTTACGCTGTGTCCGGGGCAGTTTTGCCGCAAATGTTGGATAAATTTGGGGCTGATGCGGTGGTGTTAAATGCTAGTTTGAATAAAACGGCAATTTCCAATGCTGATAGAGAATTACTATTGACTCAATTAGGTCACGTTGTGGAGGCGGTGAACGCTAATTTTGGCGTGCAGGTATCAGCTAATGGGGAACAACTGATTTTAGTTGATGAATCGGGTTTTCCCATTCGCGGAGAAATGCTGACGGCTTTGATGGTGGATATGATGTTAACTGCTAACCCTAGAAGTTCGGTAGTTGTACCGGTTCATGCTTCTAGTGCGGTGGAATTGGTTGCCCATCGTCATGATGGTAATGTAATTAGAACTAAAGCGAATCCGACGGCTTTAATGGAAGCCTGTCAAAAAAATCCCAATGTGGTTTTGGGTGGGAGTGGGGAAACTGGGTTTATTTTTCCGCAATTACACCCAGGGTTTGATTCGATGTTCTGTATTGCCAAGCTGATTGAAATGTTAACCATTCAAGAGCGATCGCTGGCAACCGTGCGTTCCGAATTACCTCGTGTCATTAATAGAACCTACACAGTCCGCTGTCCTTGGACTGCTAAGGGGGCGTTAATGCGTTATTTGGTGGAAACTCACCCCGCCCAGAATCTGGAGTTAATTGACGGCGTGAAAATTCGCCAGCCCTATGATGACAATTGGCTATTGGTTTTACCTGATGCTAGTGAACCCCTAGTCCATCTCTATGTTAACAGTAGCGATCGGGATTGGGTTGATGAAACTCTCAGAGATTACCGCGCCCGTGTCCAGTATTTTGTGGAACGCGAACAGGAAAATTACCGTTTGGATATGTAG
- a CDS encoding YciI family protein: MTKYIMWGSYCEDVLSKREPYRQAHLTGLAQQKESGILITIGPTKDVTQVFAIYEAEDENTVRQLVESDPYWQNGIWTEYFVKEWIQAF; this comes from the coding sequence ATGACAAAATACATCATGTGGGGAAGCTATTGTGAAGACGTTCTCAGCAAACGTGAACCCTATCGTCAAGCCCATTTAACAGGATTAGCACAACAGAAAGAATCTGGAATTTTAATTACCATTGGTCCAACAAAAGATGTAACTCAAGTCTTTGCTATTTACGAAGCTGAAGACGAAAACACCGTTCGTCAATTAGTGGAATCAGATCCCTATTGGCAAAACGGCATTTGGACAGAGTATTTTGTTAAAGAATGGATTCAGGCTTTTTAG
- the urtA gene encoding urea ABC transporter substrate-binding protein, which translates to MSKQFNRRKFLLYSAVGVGSSIFLKACANNSPNTANSPAASTSTSPVAGTTGKTIKVGILHSLSGTMAISEKSVVDAEKLAIKEINAAGGVLGKQIEAVVEDGASNWDTFREKATKLIDQDQVAVVFGCWTSASRKNVKPVFESKDHMLWYPVQYEGQECSKNIFYTGAAPNQQIEPSVDWLLKNKGKEFFLVGSDYVFPRTANNIIKAQLEALGGKTVGEDYLPLGNTEVTAIITKIKQVLPNGGVIYNTLNGDSNVAFFKQLKGAGLTPDKYPSMSVSIAEEEVKAIGVEYLKGHYAAWNYFQTVDTPANKKFVAAFKKEYGEDRVTNDPMEAAYIAVYLWKQSVEKATTTDLAKVRAAAYGQTIDAPEGKVTVNANHHISKIVRIGQVRQDGLFDIVYATPAPVEPVPWNQFVKETKGFACDWSDPGKGGKYKKG; encoded by the coding sequence ATGTCTAAGCAATTTAACCGACGTAAGTTTCTGCTTTACAGTGCTGTAGGTGTTGGTAGTAGCATTTTTTTAAAAGCTTGTGCTAATAACTCTCCAAATACTGCGAATAGTCCAGCAGCATCCACTAGTACATCTCCCGTAGCTGGTACTACTGGTAAAACTATCAAGGTAGGTATTTTACATTCTCTCAGTGGCACAATGGCTATCAGTGAGAAAAGTGTGGTAGATGCGGAAAAACTAGCAATTAAGGAAATTAACGCTGCTGGGGGTGTTTTAGGTAAACAAATTGAAGCAGTTGTTGAAGATGGCGCTTCTAATTGGGACACCTTTAGAGAAAAAGCTACCAAATTGATTGACCAGGATCAAGTAGCTGTAGTTTTCGGTTGTTGGACTTCTGCTAGTCGTAAAAATGTCAAGCCAGTTTTCGAGAGCAAGGATCATATGCTCTGGTATCCTGTGCAGTATGAGGGTCAAGAATGTTCTAAAAACATTTTTTACACTGGTGCAGCCCCAAATCAACAAATTGAACCTTCTGTTGATTGGTTGTTGAAGAATAAAGGTAAAGAGTTCTTTTTAGTCGGTTCTGACTATGTTTTCCCCCGCACTGCTAATAACATTATTAAGGCTCAATTGGAGGCTTTAGGCGGGAAAACTGTTGGGGAAGATTACTTACCTTTGGGTAATACGGAAGTAACAGCTATTATCACGAAAATTAAGCAGGTTTTACCCAATGGCGGTGTAATTTATAATACTCTTAATGGTGATAGTAATGTTGCTTTCTTCAAACAGTTGAAAGGAGCGGGATTGACACCAGATAAGTATCCTTCCATGTCTGTGAGTATTGCGGAAGAGGAAGTTAAAGCCATTGGGGTGGAGTATCTAAAAGGACATTATGCTGCTTGGAACTATTTTCAAACAGTAGACACACCTGCGAACAAGAAATTTGTGGCGGCTTTTAAGAAAGAATACGGGGAAGACAGGGTAACAAATGACCCAATGGAAGCGGCCTATATCGCCGTGTATTTGTGGAAGCAATCAGTAGAAAAAGCAACTACAACTGACTTGGCGAAAGTACGGGCTGCGGCCTATGGTCAAACTATAGATGCACCTGAAGGAAAGGTGACTGTTAATGCTAATCATCACATATCAAAAATTGTGCGGATTGGTCAAGTCAGACAGGATGGACTATTTGACATTGTTTATGCTACCCCCGCACCAGTTGAACCAGTTCCTTGGAATCAATTTGTGAAAGAGACTAAGGGATTTGCCTGTGATTGGTCAGATCCTGGAAAAGGTGGTAAATACAAGAAGGGTTAA